In bacterium, a single genomic region encodes these proteins:
- a CDS encoding IS481 family transposase codes for MTLEDSVRHHRLVIMQRAALLGNVTRACREAGISRTVFYRWRQRFVRYGPDGLRPRPTRPTRWPRQATPALEHAVLAYALLWPTHGPARIAAQLRQARWGGWRVSASGIYGILKRHGLQTRWERLTRLEAQAVLTAGVVSERMRRRLVHPHVEAQRPGDLVCVDAFYVGKLKGVGKVWQLTACDAACSYAVATLVPRVTQGTATEFLREHVVPTYRRAGHQVRAVLTDGGPEFHGRFTAACRDLGIEHRRTKPRHAWTNGFVERLQGTILAELWRVAFRRTYYTSVAQLERDLQAYLRFYNRERPHQGYRLQGRTPASVFAARKAS; via the coding sequence ATGACCCTCGAGGACAGCGTTCGCCATCACCGGCTCGTGATCATGCAGCGCGCGGCGCTGCTGGGGAATGTGACCCGGGCGTGTCGGGAGGCGGGCATCTCCCGGACCGTGTTCTACCGCTGGCGCCAACGCTTCGTGCGCTACGGGCCAGATGGGCTGCGGCCCCGGCCGACCCGCCCCACCCGCTGGCCCCGGCAGGCCACCCCGGCCCTCGAGCACGCCGTGCTGGCGTATGCGCTGCTCTGGCCGACCCATGGTCCCGCGCGGATCGCGGCGCAGCTCCGGCAGGCCCGCTGGGGCGGCTGGCGCGTCAGTGCCTCGGGGATCTATGGGATTCTCAAGCGCCACGGCTTGCAGACCCGATGGGAGCGGCTGACCCGGTTGGAAGCCCAGGCGGTCCTCACGGCCGGCGTGGTGAGCGAGCGGATGCGGCGCCGGTTGGTGCACCCGCATGTCGAGGCCCAGCGCCCCGGCGACCTCGTCTGCGTGGACGCCTTCTACGTGGGGAAGCTCAAGGGCGTGGGCAAGGTCTGGCAGTTGACGGCGTGCGACGCGGCCTGCTCGTACGCGGTGGCGACGCTCGTGCCGCGGGTCACACAAGGGACAGCCACCGAGTTCCTGCGGGAGCACGTCGTGCCGACCTACCGCCGCGCGGGCCATCAGGTGCGGGCGGTCTTGACCGATGGCGGGCCCGAGTTTCATGGGCGCTTCACGGCGGCGTGTCGCGACCTGGGCATCGAGCATCGGCGCACCAAACCGCGGCATGCCTGGACCAATGGCTTCGTCGAGCGGTTGCAAGGGACGATTCTGGCCGAGTTGTGGCGAGTCGCCTTTCGCCGCACCTACTACACGAGCGTGGCGCAGTTGGAACGGGACTTGCAAGCCTACCTGCGCTTCTACAATCGGGAGCGGCCGCACCAAGGCTACCGGTTGCAGGGGCGCACGCCAGCGTCGGTGTTCGCCGCTCGGAAGGCCAGTTGA
- a CDS encoding dihydrofolate reductase family protein: protein MRPLRYYINVTLDGCCDHRAIPADEDLHRHAVENLDQADALLFGRVTYDMMEAAWRPPARTGARPDWMEPFARTIDAAKKYVVSSTLDRVDWNAELVRGDLGKAVQQLKRESGKGLLVGGVKLPLALAELGLIDEYEFVVQPRLAGHGPTLFAGLSKHVDLRLVSRLEFGSGAVAMRYEPRR, encoded by the coding sequence ATGCGACCCCTTCGGTATTACATCAACGTCACATTGGACGGGTGCTGCGATCATCGTGCAATTCCCGCGGACGAAGACTTGCATCGTCACGCGGTCGAGAACCTCGACCAGGCCGATGCCCTCCTCTTTGGCCGGGTGACGTACGACATGATGGAAGCAGCTTGGCGGCCGCCGGCGCGGACGGGAGCGAGGCCTGATTGGATGGAACCCTTCGCTCGGACGATCGACGCAGCAAAGAAGTACGTCGTGTCGAGCACCCTGGACCGGGTCGATTGGAACGCGGAGCTCGTGCGCGGGGATCTGGGGAAGGCCGTTCAGCAGCTCAAGCGGGAGTCGGGTAAGGGACTGTTAGTGGGAGGCGTGAAGCTCCCGCTGGCGTTGGCGGAGCTGGGATTGATCGATGAGTACGAGTTCGTGGTGCAGCCCAGGCTAGCGGGCCACGGGCCGACGTTGTTCGCGGGGCTATCGAAGCACGTCGACTTGAGGCTCGTGAGCCGGCTGGAGTTCGGCTCGGGGGCGGTGGCGATGCGGTATGAGCCGAGAAGGTAG
- a CDS encoding SDR family oxidoreductase: MESVRPRRRALITGASAGIGGAFAHRLARDGYDVVLVARRRDRLEALAERLHREAHVHAEVLAADLTDADALAEVEARAAGDEALALLVNNAGFGGYHPFAQIELPVVDRLIAIHVRAVARLTRAALPGMIRRGAGGVINVASLLAFSGSIPPNPLPHRAIYAGAKAFMVAFTQSLAGEIAGSGVRVQVCLPGIVATEFHALQGMDFSQRPKMTAEDVVAASLTAFAQGEVTCIPGLDDGSLVEQLAELQRRILGSANRPELARRYRTGTA, translated from the coding sequence ATGGAGAGCGTTCGTCCGCGGCGACGAGCACTGATCACCGGGGCATCCGCCGGCATCGGGGGAGCGTTCGCCCACCGATTGGCGCGGGACGGTTACGATGTCGTGCTGGTCGCGCGACGGCGCGATCGGCTGGAGGCGCTTGCCGAGCGGCTCCACCGCGAAGCCCACGTCCACGCGGAGGTGCTCGCAGCAGATCTCACCGACGCCGATGCGCTCGCGGAGGTTGAAGCGCGCGCCGCGGGCGACGAAGCGCTCGCGCTCCTGGTCAACAACGCCGGGTTCGGTGGGTACCATCCTTTTGCCCAGATTGAACTGCCCGTCGTTGATCGTCTCATCGCCATCCACGTTCGTGCGGTGGCGCGCCTCACTCGCGCGGCCCTGCCCGGCATGATCCGTCGTGGCGCCGGTGGCGTAATCAACGTCGCATCGCTGCTCGCGTTCAGTGGCTCCATCCCGCCAAATCCGCTTCCCCACCGCGCCATCTATGCCGGGGCCAAGGCGTTCATGGTGGCTTTCACGCAGTCCCTCGCGGGCGAGATTGCAGGGAGCGGAGTACGCGTGCAGGTGTGCCTCCCGGGGATCGTGGCGACTGAGTTCCACGCATTGCAGGGCATGGATTTCAGCCAGAGACCGAAGATGACGGCGGAGGATGTGGTCGCCGCATCCCTTACCGCGTTCGCGCAGGGCGAAGTCACCTGTATTCCCGGTCTCGACGACGGATCGTTGGTGGAGCAGCTGGCGGAATTGCAGCGAAGAATCCTTGGGAGCGCCAACCGGCCGGAGCTCGCACGGCGCTATCGGACCGGCACAGCCTAG
- a CDS encoding response regulator, with product MIEDPMEILLVEDNPAHAEMTVRTLRKSNVSNHIQVAQDGPEALELLFPNGRKGNGSPKLILLDLKLPRMDGIEVLQRIKADPRTKVIPVVILTSSSDEHDLKTCYALGVNSYIVKPVDFQRFSDAVRSLGLYWVLLNRLPN from the coding sequence ATGATCGAAGACCCCATGGAAATCCTGCTGGTCGAAGACAACCCCGCCCACGCGGAGATGACCGTCCGGACGCTTCGGAAGAGCAACGTGTCCAATCACATTCAGGTCGCCCAAGATGGTCCGGAGGCGTTAGAATTGCTCTTCCCAAACGGTCGCAAGGGCAACGGCAGTCCGAAGCTGATTCTGCTGGACCTCAAACTCCCTCGGATGGATGGGATCGAAGTGCTTCAGCGCATCAAGGCGGATCCGCGGACGAAGGTGATTCCCGTCGTCATATTGACCTCCTCGAGTGACGAGCACGACTTGAAAACCTGCTATGCGTTGGGGGTCAACAGCTACATCGTCAAACCCGTCGATTTCCAGCGGTTCAGCGACGCGGTGCGGTCATTAGGACTGTACTGGGTACTGCTCAATCGACTTCCGAACTGA